The sequence below is a genomic window from Ipomoea triloba cultivar NCNSP0323 chromosome 2, ASM357664v1.
GTTATGGATATTAGAGAAGACCCATGTATTCCAATCATAATGGGGCGACCTTTCTTGGCAACAACAGGGGCTATGATTGATGTGAGGAAGGGAtcaataatttttaactttggaGAAGAAAAAGTTGCAGTTAATGTTTTTGATGAGCCTAAATCTCCTTGTGTTGAAAAGTGTTTTGTGGTTGATGTGATTGAAGGCAAGATTCATGATGAAGGTGAACATTTTGATCCTCATGTTGGAAGGGCACTTGATGAGTTTGAAGTGTGGAAAATTTTTTCAAGTAATGGAGGTGctacttttgtgcaattggagaGGAACCCCATGGTGGAGaaagttgaaaaataatatCTTTTGGGACTTAAAACTTGTGTTGGAAACTTCATTGAGGCTAGTGATGGTGGTAGCCTCACGGATCACCCGGGATGAACTTTGAAATAAGGGGTCGAGCTCATGACCTTAAACGAGCGCTTCTTAGGAGGCAACCCAAGTCCTTTAATttcttgcattttaatttttgctAGTTTATTTTGCATGGTGGAATGGGAATATGGAATTTCGATGTTAGTTGCTTTATTTTGAAATTGCATGATGCTAAAtgaatttttgaaaatctttGAAGCTtaagtttttgtgtttttatggtTTTGGAGTGGAATTTTTGCTTTATTGagtgttgttttgttttggggGTTAGCTTGATATTCTATTGCTGAAAACAGTGAGAAAAATTGCAATATGGAAATTTTGGATGCGACCGGGACTAGCATCGACGCGTCAAAGTAATAAGAGCTTAAAAATCTGGCATTCTGGAATAGTTCAACGCGTCGAGAGTTACCCTCGACGCGTCGAGTGGGTGCCGtagccttttaaaaaaaatctgtagggctcgacgcgtcgagacccTCTGGTCAAACTTTGATCGTtagttttaaagtttttttccCCCAGTTGTTTTTCATTTGTCTCTTTCGCACAGCAGCCTCAACCCGTTTTTTCTTCTCATTCTCTTCAACTTTTGCTCTCAAAACACACTCATCTCCACTCCAAATTCCTTCTAAGGCTTCAAGGTAACTTGCTTACCTATTTTCTCCatcatattctttaatttttattcttaatttcatAGTTTTTGTGCGAGAAACCTAACCCACGAATTTtgctaatttttgaattttgtgaATTAAAATGCTTCGGGTTAGTGTTTCTTTGCATGTTTTTGCTCTAAGTGTTGCTTTTACTTGTTCATAATACAATGCACTTAGCTTTTGAATGAAGAAATTTAGTTTTATACTCTTTAGTTTACCTCTAAACTCAAATGCTTAATGATTATAGTTTTGTTTAATGATTAGTGTAGATTTATTTTGCTTTTGCTCTTGGTGAATTGTCTTGTTGATGGTGTCTTTTGTTGTACAAAAATGGGGTGGAATGATATGCTAAATTGCTTCATGTTCTCATGTTTAAAATTGTGCATATgagatgtttgataaaatgcctaaGTGAGATTTTTTGAAGTCCTTGAATTGTTTACTTGCAAACACGGTAGGAAATCCAAGCTTGATTTAGGAAAGTTGCCTAAATCCTAAGGCTTCAAACTTGTTATGGGttagtaaaaaataaagaaaaatgatgGGTTAGACTCCTAGTAGGTTAAAAGTATAACTAACGCCTCTACTGGGGATCAAACCTATAATCTCTCACTTAAGAAGGTCACAtctatgccacttgaccacaaagctTTTAACTTTTATATTGTCCTTAATTGTTTTAAATCTTAAAGTACAAGGATTAAATTGATCACAAGTATTGTCTTTAATTATTCTATATCTTAAAGTATAATGATTAAATTGATCACAATTGAGATATAAagactaaattaaacaaaatactgCAATACAAGGACTTGACAGGTACTTTAACCCTTGTAAGTGTAAAATTGAGTTAGCCATGATTCATGAAGATGAGGAGGTGAGTCACAAAAGGCGATGGGTTAAATGCGAAATGCGAACCCAAAGCGCGATGGATAATGAAATTCCGATTTTATCCTCGCCCACAAATTAAAGTCGTTCATCTTTCTCCTCTAAGGACTGTGTTCAGGTTCAGTCCTCTACCCCAACAACACATTACACAAACACATCTTCCCAAGCACGGCCTTCGCCTCCCCCACTCCCAAATCCCCTCACTGtgttttagagagagagaagagagagaaaactgCGACGCTCCCATCCAATTGTCTACATATATCCACCCTCCCCGTTCATCGGCCGTCGATCGATTCCGACGTCTCCCGGCCAttcttctctctccctcttgATTCACAGTGAGTGTATCTCTCCTTACACGATAAAATACGTATGTATATGTACACGCCCGCGCGCCTTCGTATCACTGCTTAATTTCGTCTTTATGTACATAGAGAGGAGATAGatgcatatatatgcatgtcAGTGAATTGGTATAGGGGAAATTGATGGGGCACAAGAAGCGACCGATCGCTCCTCGCTCCAAACCCTCAGTTGCGCCGGTGGAGGTTGCGGCCGTTGCAGTCGACGGGGCGGCGCCACCGGCACCGCTCGAATCGGACACAACCGCACTTTTGGTTCAGGAGAAATCCTTGATTCGGCATGACCAGGCAGTGGTTGAATCGGAGACGAATGCTTCCTCGTCTTATGCTAATATCAAGCTCGAATGCGAGCGGGCTCTGACCTCCCTGCGTAGAGGGAACCACAACAAAGCCCTAAGGTTGATGAAGGACTTGTGTGCGAAGCATGAGAACTCGCCCAACTTGGCCTTGATTTATCGGGTCCAGGGCACTGTTTGTGTTAAAGTGGCATCTATTATTGATGATCCCAATGTGAAGAACAGGCATTTGAAGAATGCCATTGACAGTGCTAGGAAGTCAGTGATGATGTCCCCTAATTCTATTGAGTTTGCACATTTCTATGCAAATTTGTTGTATGAGGCTGCAAATGATGGGAAGGAATATGAGGAGGTTGTCCAGGAGTGTGAGAGGGCATTGGCAATTGAAAACCCTATTGATCCTGCAAAAGAGAGCTTACAGGAGAATCAACAGAAGGTATCCACTCCTGAGGCTCGGATATCCCATGTACAAGGTGAGCTAAGGAATTTGATTCAGAGATCTAACCTTGCATCTATTTCTACTTGGGTGAAAAACTTTGGAAGTGGTGAGGAGAAGTTCAGGTTGATACCAATTAGGAGGATGTCAGAGGACCCTATGGAGTTAAGATTAGTACAGGCAAGAAAGCCCAATGAAATTAAGAAGGCCACTAAGACACCTGAAGAAAGAAGGAAAGAGATTGAGGTTCGAGTGGCTGCCGCAAGACTATTGCAGCAGAAGTCGGAATCAGCTCAGTCATTTAATGATGGGGAAAGGAGCTTAGACTTATCAGCTGGGACAGGGCAGAGGGGAAATGAGAGAAGGAAGAGTGGAAATGCCAGGAAGAATGTGTCTTCCATGGAGAGAAGGGACTGTGTGCGGTCCTATTGGAATTCAATGAGTACAGATATGAAGAAAAAATTGCTTAGGATTAGGATTGTGGACCTCAAATCCCATTTCGGTTCTTTGAAGGATGGGTTGGCAAATGAAGTACTATCTGAAGCTTTATCATTTGCTGAAGCTAATAAAGCATGGAAATTTTGGACATGTTGCCACTGTGTTGAAAGATTTGCAGACTCTGAATCTCATATTCAGCATGTCATAAATGAGCACATGTGTAGTTTGTCTCCTAAGCTGCAGTCAGTGTTGCCTCAAAATGTGGAGAATGAGTGGGTTGAGATGCTTCTCAATTGTTCTTGGAAACCCTTAGATGTTAATGCTGCAGCAAAACTGCTTGAGAAACAATTAAAATGCCGGGTGCATGGTTTTCTAGAAAACACATATACAAGGAATGACGTGGATGAGTCTAAAGATGATATTTCTGATCCCTATTGTAATGTATATGGGTGGGATCGATCACCTATAAAGAAGACATTTGGAGATGGATGCAATGGAAGTACTGTTGACAGTAGAGAATATGATAAGAACTCAGAAGTTTGGATGGACCGTGATGGCAATGAAGGCACTAAGATTTGTCCTCCCTCTGAAAGCTGGCCAATAGCCGATGACCCTGAACGTGCAAAGCTTCTTGAAAGGATAAATGCTGTATTCCAAACACTGATTAAAAACAAATATCTTGGTTCTAGTCATCTGAGCAAGGTTATACATTTTGCAGTAGAGGAGCTCCAAAGTCTTGGTTATGGATCTCAGCTGCTCAACTACAATATTGATCAAACTCCCTTGTGCATTTGTTTTTTGGGTGCTCCTGAACTTAAGAAAATTCTGAAATTTCTTCAGGAGCTTTCTCATTCCTGTGGTCTCGGTAGGTATCCTGAGAGAAGTAGTGCCATAGATGATATTAATACTGGCATTCAGGGAGTTGATGCTATGGAGAAAATAGTTTTCAGCGAGGATGGTTCATGTTTATTGTTTGACGAGCATTTCAAGCCATGCAAGCTTACTCCCATCATGTTTCATGATGGAGTTGTTGCTGATTCTAATCCTAATTCTGCAGCAATTTCTTCTAATATCCAATGTGACAATGGAGGCTTACTTGATTCTGATGAATTGTTATCATGGATATTTATGGGCACATCAAGTGGCGAGCAGTTGACATCCTGGTCACGCTCAAGAGAAGAGAAAGCCCAACAGGCTATGGAAATTGTAAGATTACTTGAGAAGGAATTTTATGAACTTCAGGGCTTGTGTGAGAGAAAATGTGAGCATTTAAATTATGAGGAGGCTTTACAGGTGGTAGAAGATCTCTGTTTAGAAGAGGGTAAGAAAAGGGAGCACACAATAGATTTTGTCCGCCGAAGTTATGATATTGCCTTGAAGAAGCGGCGAGATGAACTCATGGAAAGTCATCATGAGGCTACTAGTACCAACTACAGGTTTGAGATTGAAGCCATTTCAAGTGTTCTAAAAGACTCAGAATCTCTTAATGTTAATCAGTTTGGATTTGAAGATAACTATGGTGGAATTTCATCTCATCTTTGTGATTTGGAATCTGGTGAAGATGATGATTGGAGGGTGAAAGACTACCTTAATCAGGCAGACTCATGTGTAGAAGTTGCAATACAGAGACAGAAGGAACATGTCTCAGTTGAGGTTGGTGCACAAGTCATTGTTTTCCTTCAAACTATATTGTCAAGATCAGCATGCTCATCTAATTCTAACTTTTTCCTTAATGCAGCTGAGCAAAATTGATGCAAGAATCATGCGGGTAGTTAGTGGGATGCAGCAGTTGGAAGTTAAGCTTGAATCTGTGTCTGCCCATGATTATAGACAGATCTTAGTTCCTCTAGTGAAGTCATATCTGCGGGTCAGTAAATGTTCTTGTCTGCATAATgctttctattctttttttctttttttttctttttattcctCTCTTGATTTTTTCCCCTGTTCTTTCATATGATGATTAGATGATATATACCTTCCTCTGCAGGCCCACTTGGAGGATCTAGCAGAGAGAGATGCCACAGAGAAATCTGATGCTGCAAGAGAAGCATTTCTGGCAGAACTTGCCCGTGATTCCAAGAAGAGCTCAAATGTAGGAAGTGAGAATGCAAAACATTCACATGAAAAGACAAGGGATAAGAAAAAGATCAAGGATTATCGGAAAACCAAGGATTTAAAGGTCCTTAGTGTCAAATCTatcttttctttaattcttttttatggATGTAGTCACTTGCTGGAGCAGAATCGATAACTTACCGCTTTTCTTTTCAGGGTTCTAATGGGAATGGATTGCATGTACTTCACCATGACACTGCTGAAGAGGCGTATGTCTCCATAATTTAGATATTTCATATAGTGAACTGCTTAACTTCTACAAATTGCACAAAGAAAGCTGTGGAGTACCTTTAATGTTCTCAAAATTTCTATGTTTTGACAGCTCGTTTTCAGTTGTTCATGATGGAGACGGTGAAGATGCTGAGCTTTCTATTGGGGGAAGCAACTCTATAACtcaggaggaggaggagcaaAGACGCAGGATTGAGCTTGAAGCAGAGGAAAGAAAGCTTGAAGAAACTTTGGAGTATCAAAGACGAATTGAGAATGAGGCTAAACTAAAGCATCTTGCTGAACAACATAAAAAAGGTGCAAGAACACTTCTGGAGATGCCTGAAGCAGTGCCCGATACTTTTTTGAATTACAATGAGCAAGATCAAGTTGTCAATAAGCAACAGGGAACTACCAAGAAGGTGAAGATTTTGGGGCTcttcatctttctctctctctctctctctctctctctctctctctctctctctgtgtaaTACAAATATGACCTTTCAAAATTTCTTCCCTGAAATTTAGACCTTGAGTCCCCCTAAAGTTTGGAGGATGGCTAGTCACATGGATTTTTGGCTCAGCGTAAATGATTCTAACATGTAAGGATTGTATTTTTTAGGAATTGCTTCAGAGTAATGGATCTCCATTGGAGGGCCATCCAAAGAACTCCACGGTTTCAGATATACACAAAGCTGGTATTGCCCTTGGTCAGTATGAGAGAGTTTCATGGTATTGGTTGATGccattataaattttaaacatcTTTTATGTTGCTCAGGGTTTTCTAATGGAGGATTTCTTGAGGATGGTACTTTGACTTCTGATCGACGGGCAGGAAGACGAAGTAGGCGTCAGAAGGGTTCAGCAAAATATAATGAAGAAAAGTGTCCACCAGTTACTTCTGGAGCGGAAAATATTGAAGTTGGTGAAGTGAGACCTTTGGATGACTCACTAGGTTAGTGACAGtgtttaccttttttttttttggacaattTAACAATTTACTTCTGGTCTTTTCTTTCtgacttattattttatattgctACCTAAGATAACACTATTCAATTGATTATAAACTAGGATTTCAGTCCTCCCCCTTACTGCTAACATGTAAAAAACTACTGCTGAAAAGATCATTTACACTTCAAAATGTCCACGATCATGAAATTGTTTATTCTCATGCTCCTTACCCAGAAGTTTTGAGTAAGAGGCTGTATTATCATCTCGAGCCGTAACTGGCTAGCTAAGAGAGTGCATGAGGATTTTGCTTAGCTAGTTGTTTTCTAGGTCTTGGCTTATGAGATgtgtttgtttttgtgtttgcAAATTTCTTAATCCTTTCTTCTCCCTTTCCCTTTCTGCTTTGTGCATGTGTACTGAATTGTGCATGAGAGATTTTTTATACTCCTGAAAAAAGATTCTTTCGTTCTTCAATAATTCTACAGTGTATGATCCTCACAATAATTTCAATCTTTCTTACTATTGTTGTTTTGGTTTTCTTCAATGTAATGCTCCAATTGTTAAACATATGTAGGAATCTTGGTACTGCTAAAAACATTTCTTCATttgttagtaattttaatctaatttttttctGTTTTGGGTCTATTTGTTGGAATCCTACATATGTTTTCCAGATTATGATAGTAAATACAGTTATTTTTCATACTCTTTAAGAAACATCAAATGGTTATTCAATCAATGATTCCCCTCCTTGCCCTCCCCTGACAGGAATAGTTCCCCATTTTATAGTAGTAAGTTAAAGACCACTCCATCAGGATACAACTATACTACAATATGCATCTTCATGTAGATTAGCAAAGGGAATTAGGGAGTTCTGGGGCCTCAAGAAAACCCAGACAAGTTCTGTGTTATTTTCTGTCTCTTTTTCTGCCTGTGACGATCAGTTCATAACATTTATTTTCAAATGTTAacttataaaagaaatattcttgtcaaatatttatttacctaAAAGAGATGTAATTATGATTCCTTTTTCTGAAGTTAACTTGTGAATTCACCATATTTTTGTTTGCAATGTAGAAAAAAAGCATGCTGGAGAGAGTGGCCCGAAAACGTTGAGACAGCTGCATGTggaggatgatgatgaagaaaggTTTCAAGCTGATCTTAAGAAAGCTGTACGACAAAGCCTTGGTATGTGAATCTATCTCCCCTTTAATTTTGGTGCATTGTTTTATATTATAGAGCTGTTTCTTTATATGGCCTCCTAGATGTATGTGTGTACATGTGTTTTGCTGTGTGTTGAGCTAATATGATTACCTGAAATAGTTAAACGTGGGccgtatttaataaaaatttatttactgGTTATTTGAGCTTATCTACTGGTAAGCTCTTATAGTTAGTTTGTTAAATTTTTGGAGCTTCTGAAAAGAGCTTATGAGTTATGAATCTTATGATTCTTGTATAAACTGTTCTAGGCTTATCTCTATTAAGTTTCCCCATGAGGTTTATTAAATAAAGCTGGTGTAATAGCCAACAGCTTATTAATTTTCCGACACAAATGCCCCAGTCAGTAATGAAAGTGCTTTTATCAACTTGTGTATCGAAACCAAAACAGCTTTTTTTGGACATTTGTTAATACTGTTTTAGGCTTATCTCTACAAGTTATCCTATGAGCTTTATTAAATAATGCTGTTCTAAAAGACAACAGCTTATTTAGGAACACTTGTATATCCAAACCTAAAAGCAGCTTAATGAAATTTACATAAATGCCCCCATTCAGTGATGAAAGTACTTTTATCCACTTATGTATCCATACCCAAAGCACCTTTTTTGGGGAACCTATTAACAAAGTTATTAAAAGCACTCGCTTCTGTGCTTAAAGTGCATAAGTGATGTGTGCGATGTGATGCTGTGCCCTGGTGAGGCGCAGCCTTGTCGGGAAGCTCTCGCTTCTCTGTGGAGTGACGAAGTGACAAGGTGAGGCCAGGCGATGCTTTCTCATGTGAAGTGGAGTCAAACGTCGGTCAAcacagggaaaaaaaaagagaaacatAATAACCTGAAATTCTAGGCTTCACAAGTCACGACCTCTCTTCTAAGTTGCTGTGAGATTCCAGACTTGAAAGGGTGTTGCCTGCCGTCTGCTAGATGACCGGACCCCATCTTGTTGCCTCCTGCTAACTGCAACCTTGTCATTGACAAATGACACACTTATCTCACTCTCTTGGACTCTTGCTTCAGAttctcagttttttttttttttttttttttttctcaaagtgTTCAGTAAGGACCGTAAGGTAGTCTTCCACTCTTCCTCTGATTCTGAAAATCTTATATTCAGATTCTttcattctttaaaaaatatattaaaggtttacattttaaaaaacacATTTATAAAGGCATAAAgctgtaattttaatttaactttttaatcaGGCCATACTCccttaattttttctttaaaacttTTCAAAGGCTTAAggctgaaaattgtaattttaatgttttatgattttgcaatttttttattcggtttttgtgatacaaatattGAATATACAATATTGAATCATTGAATATTGAAtattgattgttgaaatttgaaTAATGATTATTGAGTTGATTGTTAAATATTGAGTGTTGAATTAATTGTTATTCTTTGGAAAAGCGTCACTTTGTGTGAAAAAGCGACTTGCTTCGTTTTGTTTGAAAAAGTGACGCTTCACTTTGCACTTTCGCTTTAAATCAAAGCCCAGCCTCATCTCTTTGGTGcactttttcattttaaaaagtttgttgCTTATTAAGGCTTGTTGTACAAATTTGTTCCAAGGAATTGTATATCCTTTTTTATCTCATCTTTTGTCAGTTCTTAGTTATTACTTGGAATCTTTGATACTGTGATCCTTTATTTCCAATTCTTTACCCCTGAGATTTATTGTTAAATTTTGGTTATTTCTCTCACCTTTTTGCCAGACACATTCCATGCACATCAAAAGTTACCCTTGATACCTCGTTCTGGGACAGCACAGATCTCAGAGATGGCTAATTTAGGAGTTTCATGTGAGGATGTTGCCACTGGGATTGTTAATGGAATTGAAGTATATGGAACAGGGCTAAAGAATGAAGTTGGTGAATATAATTGCTTCCTAAATGTAATTATTCAGGTTTGTAATGAGAAACTGCTTTAGTACTATTACACATTAGGTCATAGCAGGATGTCTTTTACATGTATTTTACTtctatttttttggttttgtacTTTGTGAGATGTTGTATTTGAGATGTTTCCTATGTTGTTTCATTGCAGTCATTGTGGCATCTAAGACGATTTCGAGATGAATTCTTGAGATCATCTTCAGAGCATATTCATGTTGGTGATCCTTGTGTTGTATGCGCTTTATATGATATCTTTACTGCTCTGAGCTTGGCATCTTCTGAAACNttttttttttttttttttttttttctcaaagtgTTCAGTAAGGACCGTAAGGTAGTCTTCCACTCTTCCTCTGATTCTGAAAATCTTATATTCAGATTCTttcattctttaaaaaatatattaaaggtttacattttaaaaaacacATTTATAAAGGCATAAAgctgtaattttaatttaactttttaatcaGGCCATACTCccttaattttttctttaaaacttTTCAAAGGCTTAAggctgaaaattgtaattttaatgttttatgattttgcaatttttttattcggtttttgtgatacaaatattGAATATACAATATTGAATCATTGAATATTGAAtattgattgttgaaatttgaaTAATGATTATTGAGTTGATTGTTAAATATTGAGTGTTGAATTAATTGTTATTCTTTGGAAAAGCGTCACTTTGTGTGAAAAAGCGACTTGCTTCGTTTTGTTTGAAAAAGTGACGCTTCACTTTGCACTTTCGCTTTAAATCAAAGCCCAGCCTCATCTCTTTGGTGcactttttcattttaaaaagtttgttgCTTATTAAGGCTTGTTGTACAAATTTGTTCCAAGGAATTGTATATCCTTTTTTATCTCATCTTTTGTCAGTTCTTAGTTATTACTTGGAATCTTTGATACTGTGATCCTTTATTTCCAATTCTTTACCCCTGAGATTTATTGTTAAATTTTGGTTATTTCTCTCACCTTTTTGCCAGACACATTCCATGCACATCAAAAGTTACCCTTGATACCTCGTTCTGGGACAGCACAGATCTCAGAGATGGCTAATTTAGGAGTTTCATGTGAGGATGTTGCCACTGGGATTGTTAATGGAATTGAAGTATATGGAACAGGGCTAAAGAATGAAGTTGGTGAATATAATTGCTTCCTAAATGTAATTATTCAGGTTTGTAATGAGAAACTGCTTTAGTACTATTACACATTAGGTCATAGCAGGATGTCTTTTACATGTATTTTACTtctatttttttggttttgtacTTTGTGAGATGTTGTATTTGAGATGTTTCCTATGTTGTTTCATTGCAGTCATTGTGGCATCTAAGACGATTTCGAGATGAATTCTTGAGATCATCTTCAGAGCATATTCATGTTGGTGATCCTTGTGTTGTATGCGCTTTATATGATATCTTTACTGCTCTGAGCTTGGCATCTTCTGAAACACGAAGAGATGCTGTTGCTCCTAATTCCCTGAGGATTGCCCTGAGCAACCTGTATCCTGATAGGTTGCTCTTCCAGGAGGTAAATCTAATTACTATCCTTACAGCCTTATTTTTGCCTTCTCTTTAGTTATCAAACCATAATTTTGCCCTTAGCACACATGCTTACATCTGACACCCCCGTCTTCAAGTACTGATCTAAATAGCTGTCATCTACAGGGCCAGATGAACGATGCTTCTGAGGTGCTGGGCGTAATATTTGATTGCTTGCATCAATCATTTGCATCAGCCTCAGGTGCTTCTGATACAGAATCAGTAGACAGCAGTTGTATGGGCTCTTGGGATTGTGCAAACAGTGCTTGTATTGTACACTCTCTTTTTGGAATGGATGTTTTTGAACGGATGAACTGCTACGAATGTGGATTAGAGTCTAGACATCTGAAATATAGCTCTTTCTTTCACAATATTAATGCAAGTGCTCTCCGAACAATGAAGGCATGTTATTTGGAACATTTACAATGATGCTTAGATGGTCATATGGAAATAATATTGAGAATTGAACAAGAAGTGTGTTATGGGACAATCAATAGTTCTGTGGCTTGACTTCTATCTGTTTTTTGCCTTTCAGGTTATGTGTCAAGATAGCTCCTTTGATGAGCTTCTGAATCTTGTAGAGATGAACCACCAGTTGGCTTGTGATCCAGATGCTCGCGGATGTGGGAAACATAACCATATCCATCATTTCCTATCAACTCCACCACATGTTTTCACAACAGGTAGCCCCTCTCATCTCTTTACCCTTTCTGGCTTTGTGCAATATTTTCAAGAGCTGCAGCATTGAGAAAATGTTTGCATATTATGCTTTCTGATTTTAATGCTTGGCCTCTTTCCTGCAGTTCTGGGTTGGCAGAATACTTGTGAGAGTGTTGAAGACATAACGGCAACATTAGTGGCCTTATCTACTGAGATAGATATCAGTGTCCTTTATCGTGGCCTTGATCCAAAGAGCAAACATTGCCTTGTTTCAGTGGTAAGCCTCCTATAACATAATTGATCCCATTTTGTTGGTAGATAACCAttttgttattacttattaggagACAAGAGCGACCCCTTTGACCTTTTATTAGGTCTAAGTTAATCATTCATATGCTTTTCTAATTCTTAAcaagttcttttttattattggtcaataatatgaatatatattgtaatcttTCATTAAATATGTGAATACTTGAGAAATTGTTTTATGTTACATATCTTTgaggttttatatatatatctcaaatATTTCTCTTCAGGTCTGCTACTATGGACAGCATTATCACTGTTTTGCGTACAGTCATGACCATGAACGGTGGATCATGTATGACGACAAGACTGTGaaggtaaaatttattttctgtcTTTTGTTCCATGTTTATGGAGAGACATGGAATTGTGTAATTATGGATGCTTGTTCTATAGGTGATTGGCAGCTGGGCTGATGTACTCACCATGTGTGAAAGAGGGCATTTGCAACCACAAGTCCTATTCTTTGAAGCTGTAAACTAATTCTGATTTGGAAATTGATATTATATACATGCAATCATTGCACGGATGCGGTTCTGGTGTTCTTGGCCTGTACAAGGGCAAAAGTTTTTGAAGTAGTATTTCAAGATTGGAGAATCACAGAAAGATAATGGAAGAGCAAGTATAGCTAGCTGTTTTGGCCCTTGACTATTTTACCTTCTGGATCAAGTTTTGCGAGACCATCAATTTTTTTGTAAGATCCATGGATCTTTCCAATAAGGTGGTTCAGTTGAGtcatggaggaagaagaattaCTAGCCACTGGTTTCTGAGCTATGTAGGAGTTGGTAGACAGACATTTGCACTCACCGTCACCGAGGCTATGATATTGACATTATTGCTGTGCACAGGAAATTCAAGGTAAATTGGTCATCTTTTATTATACATTTCCAATATAAGAAAGCTTTGTATAGATCCGATCTTGAGTCTTCTATAGCCTTCTAGCAATGCAGTCTATAGTATACATTccctttttcttatttttggaaGAAAGATTTTGAATGGAGTAGATGCTTTTATCAAAACCTGTAAGTTTTGATGATAATGGAAGGGAGGGACTCTCAATGTTTTTCTTGCTGCTGCCCGTGGCTGCAAAGCTTTACCA
It includes:
- the LOC116010511 gene encoding uncharacterized protein LOC116010511; amino-acid sequence: MGHKKRPIAPRSKPSVAPVEVAAVAVDGAAPPAPLESDTTALLVQEKSLIRHDQAVVESETNASSSYANIKLECERALTSLRRGNHNKALRLMKDLCAKHENSPNLALIYRVQGTVCVKVASIIDDPNVKNRHLKNAIDSARKSVMMSPNSIEFAHFYANLLYEAANDGKEYEEVVQECERALAIENPIDPAKESLQENQQKVSTPEARISHVQGELRNLIQRSNLASISTWVKNFGSGEEKFRLIPIRRMSEDPMELRLVQARKPNEIKKATKTPEERRKEIEVRVAAARLLQQKSESAQSFNDGERSLDLSAGTGQRGNERRKSGNARKNVSSMERRDCVRSYWNSMSTDMKKKLLRIRIVDLKSHFGSLKDGLANEVLSEALSFAEANKAWKFWTCCHCVERFADSESHIQHVINEHMCSLSPKLQSVLPQNVENEWVEMLLNCSWKPLDVNAAAKLLEKQLKCRVHGFLENTYTRNDVDESKDDISDPYCNVYGWDRSPIKKTFGDGCNGSTVDSREYDKNSEVWMDRDGNEGTKICPPSESWPIADDPERAKLLERINAVFQTLIKNKYLGSSHLSKVIHFAVEELQSLGYGSQLLNYNIDQTPLCICFLGAPELKKILKFLQELSHSCGLGRYPERSSAIDDINTGIQGVDAMEKIVFSEDGSCLLFDEHFKPCKLTPIMFHDGVVADSNPNSAAISSNIQCDNGGLLDSDELLSWIFMGTSSGEQLTSWSRSREEKAQQAMEIVRLLEKEFYELQGLCERKCEHLNYEEALQVVEDLCLEEGKKREHTIDFVRRSYDIALKKRRDELMESHHEATSTNYRFEIEAISSVLKDSESLNVNQFGFEDNYGGISSHLCDLESGEDDDWRVKDYLNQADSCVEVAIQRQKEHVSVELSKIDARIMRVVSGMQQLEVKLESVSAHDYRQILVPLVKSYLRAHLEDLAERDATEKSDAAREAFLAELARDSKKSSNVGSENAKHSHEKTRDKKKIKDYRKTKDLKGSNGNGLHVLHHDTAEEASFSVVHDGDGEDAELSIGGSNSITQEEEEQRRRIELEAEERKLEETLEYQRRIENEAKLKHLAEQHKKGARTLLEMPEAVPDTFLNYNEQDQVVNKQQGTTKKELLQSNGSPLEGHPKNSTVSDIHKAGIALGFSNGGFLEDGTLTSDRRAGRRSRRQKGSAKYNEEKCPPVTSGAENIEVGEVRPLDDSLEKKHAGESGPKTLRQLHVEDDDEERFQADLKKAVRQSLDTFHAHQKLPLIPRSGTAQISEMANLGVSCEDVATGIVNGIEVYGTGLKNEVGEYNCFLNVIIQSLWHLRRFRDEFLRSSSEHIHVGDPCVVCALYDIFTALSLASSETRRDAVAPNSLRIALSNLYPDRLLFQEGQMNDASEVLGVIFDCLHQSFASASGASDTESVDSSCMGSWDCANSACIVHSLFGMDVFERMNCYECGLESRHLKYSSFFHNINASALRTMKVMCQDSSFDELLNLVEMNHQLACDPDARGCGKHNHIHHFLSTPPHVFTTVLGWQNTCESVEDITATLVALSTEIDISVLYRGLDPKSKHCLVSVVCYYGQHYHCFAYSHDHERWIMYDDKTVKVIGSWADVLTMCERGHLQPQVLFFEAVN